A region of Mesoplodon densirostris isolate mMesDen1 chromosome 11, mMesDen1 primary haplotype, whole genome shotgun sequence DNA encodes the following proteins:
- the DYRK4 gene encoding LOW QUALITY PROTEIN: dual specificity tyrosine-phosphorylation-regulated kinase 4 (The sequence of the model RefSeq protein was modified relative to this genomic sequence to represent the inferred CDS: substituted 1 base at 1 genomic stop codon), translating into MAIDMWNLGCIMAELYMGYPLFPGENKGEQLACIMEVLGLPPTHFIQTASRRQTFFDSKGFPKTXPTTGGKKRYPDSKDLTMVLKTYDTSFLDFLRKCLVWEPSLPMTPDQALKHAWIHELRNLKTQPRLQTLRKSSLCFPSEARKDKVQGQHHLGKKEVILQIETKDKTKEGATKQDQNSGNQQGSVQHTAEVQLPHIAEASGKPEAVVGPAESKTSTGQQNKNCSPKNTNTLPPIV; encoded by the exons ATGGCCATTGATATGTGGAACCTGGGCTGCATCATGGCCGAGCTGTACATGGGCTACCCCCTGTTCCCTGGGGAGAACAAGGGGGAGCAGCTAGCCTGCATCATGGAG GTGCTGGGCTTGCCACCAACCCACTTCATCCAGACGGCCTCCAGGAGACAGACATTCTTT GATTCCAAAGGTTTTCCTAAAACATAACCAacaacaggggggaaaaaaagatacccGGATTCCAAGGATCTCACCATGGTGCTGAAAACCTACGACACCAGTTTCCTGGACTTTCTGAGAAAGTGTTTGGT CTGGGAGCCTTCTCTTCCCATGACCCCTGACCAGGCCCTCAAGCATGCTTGGATTCATGAGCTGCGGAACCTCAAAACACAGCCCAGGCTTCAGACCTTGAGGAAATCCAGTCTCTGTTTCCCTTCTGAGGCCAGGAAGGACAAGGTTCAAGGGCAACATCACTTGGGCAAAAAAG AGGTGATCCTTCAAATAGAGACTAAAGACAAAACCAAAGAAGGCGCCACTAAACAGGATCAGAATTCAGGTAATCAGCAGGGCTCTGTCCAGCACACAGCTGAAGTCCAGCTGCCTCATATAGCAGAAGCTTCCGGAAAGCCCGAGGCAGTTGTTGGGCCAGCGGAGTCCAAGACCTCCACaggacaacaaaacaaaaactgctcCCCCAAGAACACAAACACCTTACCACCTATTGTGTGA